A region of the Acidobacteriota bacterium genome:
CCGGAGCGGCTCGCGAAGTCGAATCGATGCCGGGATCGTTTCGTCGATGAGGGCGTCGAGCGACGCAACGCCGATCGCCTGGAGCATGGCGTCGCGATACGCCGGCCGGGGTCCGATATGGCGGTTCTGGAACGAATCAGGAGAGGTCACTTCACAAAGTCTGAGTAGGCCGCGCTGTCGAGCAGGGCCGAAGCATCCGACGGGTTATCGATGCGCAGGCGAACCATCCAGGTGGCGTGCGGGTCCGAGTTGACCTTTTCCGGGTGATCGGCCAGCGCGTTGTTGACTTCCACGATTTCGCCGCCCACCGGGCTGAACAGCTCTGACACCGCCTTCACCGATTCAATGGTGCCAAAGACCTCGCCCTGCTTCACGCGGCGGCCCACTTCCGGCAGCTCGACGAAGACGACGTCGCCCAGCTGCTTCTGCGCGTAGTCGGTGATGCCGACGTGCGCCTCGTTGCCTGAAATGCGGATCCATTCATGGTCTTTCGTGTATTTCAGGTCGGCAGGATACATAGCTTTTGTCCACCCCACGCTCGCGGCGTTTAGCTTCTCGCTCTCTTGTAAAAAGGAAGCGGGACGACGCGGGCGCGCAGGCGCCGCCCGCGAACATCGATCTCAATCGCGGTGTCGGACGCGGCGCTCGCGACCGGCACGTACGCCATGCCGATGGCTTTCTTGAGGAACGGCGTCTGCGTGCCGCTCGTCACGTAGCCGGCCTTCTCTCCCGCGACAAACACGTCGTGCCCGTGGCGGGCGATGCCGCGATCGAGCACCTCGAAGCCCACGAGCTTCCGCGTGACGCCTTCGGCTCTCTGCCGGCGGAGCACGTCGGCACCCACGAAGTCCGTCTTCTTCCAGCCCACGATCCATCCGAGGTCGGCTTCGAGCACCGTCGTGGTTTCATCGATCTCGTTGCCGTACAACCGCATCGCGGCTTCGAGCCGGAGGGTATCGCGCGCGCCGAGGCCGCAGGGAATCAGTCCGGCGGGCTTTCCCGCGTCGAGCACCGCCTGCCACGCGCGCTCGGCCTGCGCCGGCGGCACGAACA
Encoded here:
- the gcvH gene encoding glycine cleavage system protein GcvH, encoding MYPADLKYTKDHEWIRISGNEAHVGITDYAQKQLGDVVFVELPEVGRRVKQGEVFGTIESVKAVSELFSPVGGEIVEVNNALADHPEKVNSDPHATWMVRLRIDNPSDASALLDSAAYSDFVK